In a single window of the Papaver somniferum cultivar HN1 chromosome 8, ASM357369v1, whole genome shotgun sequence genome:
- the LOC113301494 gene encoding uncharacterized protein LOC113301494, whose product MLFVLVSLLIFLVQEVKLYDKEEKHVMMKIWSVKELKEGIELKINLPGFGKDDIKVTVEGTSLFITTLLGKEEYDVLIVGPDINEDDMNTFITFNLDLDFLTYRN is encoded by the exons ATGCTCTTCGTCCTAGTTTCACtactgatcttcttggttcag GAGGTGAAGCTGTATGACAAAGAAGAAAAGCAtgtgatgatgaagatatggagtgTTAAAGAGCTGAAAGAAGGTATTGAGTTGAAGATCAACTTGCCTGGGTTTGGGAAGGATGATATCAAAGTCACTGTTGAGGGTACCTCTCTTTTTATCACTACTCTTCtgggtaaagaagaatatgatgTTCTTATTGTTGGTCCAGATATTAATGAAGAtgatatgaacacttttattaCTTTCAACTTGGATCTTGATTTCCTAACTTACAGGAATTGA